The following nucleotide sequence is from Gallaecimonas pentaromativorans.
GATTTGATCATGGACAACTCCTTATTGGTTTGTGGCCATTGTATTGTGGTCTGGTGCTGAGATAATCACCTCAACTACAAAACAGATTTTCAGTATGGTAAAAATGAGCCGATTTGATGGCCTTGAAGCCCTGGTGGCGGTGGTAGAGCAGCAAAGCCTCTCTGGGGCAGCGCGGATGCTGGGGGTGTCGGTGGCCCATGTCAGCCGGCAGTTAAAGGCGCTGGAAAAGCGCCTGGGCAGCCAGCTTATCAAGCGCACCACCCGCCAGTTGATGGTAACCGACTCAGGAGAGCTTTATTACCAGCATGCCCGGGCGCTGCTGGACGGCCTTGAGCAAGCCGAAGACGCCGTCTCCACCCTAGAGGGGCACTTACAAGGCCGGCTTCGCATTACCGCCTCTACCGCCTTTGGCGAGCGCTATGTGGCGCCGGCGGTGATGAGCTTTCTGAGCCAATACCCGGAGCTGAAAATCGACCTCATCCTCAGTAACGCCAACCTGGATCTGGTGGCCGATGGTATAGACCTGGCCATTCGTCTGGGCAAGCTGGAAGACTCCAGCCACATTGCCCGCAAGTTGGCGCCGCGCCGGCTCTATATCTGTGCCAGCCCCGCTTATCTTGCCGCCCACGGCACGCCTCAAAGCCTTGATGAGTTGCACCAGCACAGCTGCCTGTTAGGCACCCTGGGTTACTGGCAGGGCCGAACCGGGCCTATTCAGCCCGACGCGCGGCTGCGCATCAACTCGGGGCAAGTGCTGCTGGAGGCGGCGCTAGACGGCCTGGGGCTGGTGCAACTGCCTGATTACTACGTGCTAGAGCACTTTAAAAACGGCACCTTAGTGGAGCTTTTACCGCAACTGAAACCGAGAGAAAGCGCGGTGTGGGCCCTGTACCCGGCGCGCCTGGCCCAAACCCCGAGGGTGGCGCGTTTTATCGCCCATCTTGAAGCGCACCTACAGGCGGTGCTGCCCGGTTAATCGGCCTCATCTTCGGCCTCGGCGAGCTGGTGAAAACGTAAATAAGCGTGCAGCAGCACCGTCATGCACACCGCCAGCAGCGCCAGGTCGAGATGAAAGAGGCCCTCATAATGCTCACGGGACACCGCCGGCAGTAGCGGTAAAAAAGCCATCAGCGCCAGGGCCGCCACCGACAGGTAAAAGCTGCCGATGGCAGGGTAGCTCAACATGCGCCGGCCAATCAGCGCCATCATCAAAACCGTGATGGACTCGGTCAGCAGCACCAGCGCCAGCCACAGATTGGCGATGCAGCCAAGCATCAGAACCAAGATAAGAAAGCGCAGCAGGCTATGGCAATTAAACTGCCAGGCCACCAAGCCCACCAGCAGCGGCATCGCCAGGTTTTCTCCCAGCTCCATCAACACCTGGTGCTTGAACCCCAGATCCAGCCAGCCGGCAAATCCCAATAAAGCGATGCAGGCGCTTAGGGCCAGCGCCGCCAGCAAAGCCAGGTACAAAGGCTTTATAACGCGGTGCAAAGGCGCGCCGCGCAAGGTGATAACGCAGCTCACCAAGGCGGCAATCAGCAGCAGTTCTGACAGTAAGGCGTAGAGTTTCATGAAGATTTTCAGCACTCAAGCGGCGCCTGTGGCCCTAGCTAAGGTGTAGCAATGCTGGCTGGGCGGCGCAAAAAGCTTGAGTCGACTCTGGCTGTTACCGGACAATGCCCGGCAACCATAACGATGACAAAAACAGGCCCAAGACGTAATGCGCCTTTTGATGCTGTTTGTGCTGCTGGCCCTTGCCAGCGGCCAGAGCCTGGCTGTAGAAAGTTTCAGCAAGGCCAAACGACTGGCAACCGAGCTGTACCAGTCCCACCCCGAAACCTTCTATTGCGGTTGCGACATCGACTGGCACGGCAAAAAAGGCGTGCCGGCGCTAGGCAGCTGCGGTTATCAGGTTCGCAAACAACCCAAACGCGCCAACCGCATCGAGTGGGAACACATCATGCCGGCCTGGGAATTTGGCCATCAGCTGCAATGCTGGCAAAAAGGGGGCCGCAAAGCCTGTAAAAAAGATAAGCGTTTCGAGCGCATGGAAGGGGACCTTCACAACCTGGCACCGGCTATCGGTGAAGTGAACGGCGACCGTTCCAACTATCGCTACGCCGCCCTTACCGGCAAACCCAACCAGTACGGCGCCTGCACCATGCTGGTGGACTTCAAGGGCGGCCGCGCCATGCCCCCGGAGCGGGCCCGAGGCAGCATCGCCCGCACCTATTTTTACATGGAAAAAGCCTACGGCATTCGCATCTCCCGCCAGCAGCGGCAGCTGTTCACGGCTTGGAACAACCTCTACCCTGTGAACAGCTGGGAGTGCCAGCGCAACCAGAAGATCAAAGCGGTGCAGGGTAACGACAACCCCTTTGTTACCCAGGCTTGCCTCAAACTCGCCCGCAAGGAGCAATAATGCGAAACCCGCGCATTTATGAACCCCAGCCCTTGAGCCAGGGCCAGACCCTGGCCTTGAGTGAAGACGGCGCCAACCATGTGGGCCGGGTGCTGCGCATGCAGCCGGGCCAGGTGCTGCGCCTTTTTAACGGTGACGGCAACGACTACCACGCCACCATTACCGAGGCTGGCAAAAAGCAGGTGCAGGTCACTATCACCGGCGCCGAGGCGCTGGCCAACGAATCGCCGCTGCGCATCCATTTGGGCCAAGTGATCTCCCGGGGCGATCGCATGGAGTTTGTCATTCAAAAGGCGGTAGAGCTGGGGGTAAGCGAAATTACTCCGCTCTTTTCCGAGCGCTGCGGCGTTAAGCTCCAGGGCGAGCGGCTGGACAAAAAGGTCGGCCAGTGGCAAAAGGTAGCCATCAGCGCCTGCGAGCAATGCGGCCGTGCCACCGTGCCGGTGATAAACGAGGTGGCCATGCTGAGCGACTGGGTGGCAGCGCCCTTTGACGGCCACAGCCTGACCTTGAGCCCCTACGCCAAAGGCGGCATCGCCAGTCTTGCCAAGGCTGGCGGCGCCCGGCTGCTCATCGGCCCCGAAGGCGGCTTTAGTGACGACGAAGTGGCCATAGCCCGCCAGGCCGGTTTTACCGACGTACTTTTAGGCCCCAGGGTTTTGCGCACCGAAACCGCAGCCCTGGCCGCCATCAGCGCCCTGCAACTGACCCTGGGCGATCTGGGATAAGGAGTAAAGATGAAGATCGGCATAGTGATGGACCCCATCGAGGCCATCAACACCAAAAAAGACACCACCTTTGCCATGGCGCTCGAAGCCCAGCGCCGCGGCCACAGCCTCTATTACATGCAGATGCAGGATTTAATGCTCGAAGACGGCGAGCCCCTGGCACGGATGACCGAATTTACCGTCAAGGACGATCCCAAAGATTACTACCGCCTGGACGAGCCCCAAACAGCCCCCCTCAAGGAGCTGGACATCATCCTGATGCGTAAAGATCCGCCCTTTGACACCGAATACATCTACGCCACCTACATCCTGGAGCGGGCCGAAGAGCAAGGGGTCAAGGTGGTCAACAAGCCCCAGAGCCTGCGCGACTGCAACGAAAAGCTCTTTACCGCCTGGTTCCCCCAGTTTACCCCCACCACTTTGGTGACCCGTTCGGCCAATAGGCTCAAGGCCTTCCACGCCGAGCACGGCGACGTAATTTTTAAACCCCTGGACGGCATGGGCGGCGCCTCGATTTTCCGCTTAAAGCCCGACGAAGCGAACCTTGGGGTGATCATCGAGACCCTCACCGAGCACGGCAGCCGTTACTGCATGGCGCAAAAATACCTGCCCGCCATCAAAGACGGCGACAAACGGGTGCTGGTGGTGGCCGGTAAGCCGGTAGAGCACGTGCTGGCCCGTATTCCCCAAGGCGGCGAAACCCGTGGCAACCTGGCCGCCGGTGGTCGCGGCGAAGTGCGCCCCATCTCGGATGCCGAGCGCCACATCGCCGAGACCTTAGGGCCAGAGCTGATGAAACGCGGCCTTTATTTTGTGGGCCTTGACGTGATTGGCGACAAGCTCACCGAAATCAACGTTACCTCCCCCACCTGCGTGCGGGAAATTGAGGCCGCTACCGGCATCAATATCTGTGCCCGGCTCTTTGAGGCCCTCGGGGCCTGACGCAAAAAAGGGCGCCTGCGGCGCCCTTTTTTATTGCCCAAACCAGCGGGCGATGGCGTCCTCGGCCGCCGCCACATCGGGGGGACTGCCAACAGGGCTTACCCAGGCAACGATGCCGTCAGGCCTTATCAGCATGGCGCCAAGGCCCAGATTGTCCTTGGCATGCAGCGCCAGGTAATCAAGCTCTGCCCTACCCCGGCAAAGGCCGGCCAAGTCTCGGTTATCCTCCAAAGCCACCAACAGGCCCTTAGCGCTTGCCAGGCGCGGGCCAAGGCGGCTGCCATCTGTTAGTTCCAGATCCGGGGCGCTGGCCCCCACCAGCGGGTGGCTGTCGCCCAGCTCATAGCGCAGGGTCAGGCCCCACAGCTTCCCCAGGAAATGGTTGGCGCCATCATCGGTTTGGATAAGGTCGCGAAGCAGCTGGGCCAGTGCCTCACCCTGAGGCCCCGGCGCCATGCAGGCTACCTGGGCGCGGGTCCAGTCCAGCACCCAACTGGCTACCGGGTGGCGCTCAGACTGGTAGCTGTCAAGGAGCTCCGCCGGCGCCCAGCCCTTGATAGTGGCCGCCAGCTTCCAGCCGAGGTTCAGGGCATCACCAATACCGGCGTTAAGGCCCTGGGCGCCAAGAGGCGAGTGGATATGGGCACTGTCACCAGCCAGCAGCACCCGGCCTTGGCGATACTGGGTCACCTGCTTGCACCTGTCGGTAAAGGTGGATGCCATCAGCATGCGCTTGACGGTGACATCGGTGCCGCTGACCCGGCGCAGCACCGCTTGAAAATGCGCCACCGTCACCTCCTGGCTGCGATCAAAGCAGCCGCCGTCGTACTCCATCAGCGCCAGATGGCCGGGGCTGGCCTGCACGTACATGCCATTGGCGGTGTACTGAAAACCCAGGGGCAGCTGCTCTGGGTCGGCCAATTCACAGTGCACCGTATAACCGGTGCAGTTGGCCTCGGTGCCGACAAATTCAAAACCGGCCAGCTTTCGCACCTGGCTGCGGCCACCGTCGCAGCCCACCAGCCAACGGCCTTGGTAAGGCTGGCCACCGGCTTGCACCACCACTTGGTCCGGGCCCTGCTCCAGGGCCGTCACCTCGGCGCCATACACCACAGTAACGCCGCGCTTGGCCGCCTGATGGTTAAGGGCAGTACAGATACGCTCCATGTCGGTTCTGGCGGGATAAAGCGCCGGCCCCGCCAAACGGTAGGGAAATCGCGCCAGCTCCAGTTGGCTGGCGTTCACCATGATGCCGGCAAAGTGGCCGCCAAACTGAAAAGGAACGGCCTTATCCGGGCGCTGGGGGCGCTGGTCGGCGTCGTCCACCAGCGCGTCCAATAGCCCGCGGCGGTAGAAGGCCTCCACCGAGTTGCTGTTGACCCCGCGCAGGCCAAGAGGCTTGCGTTTCCAGGGCATCTGGGCGCTGGGGTCTTTTTCCAGCACCAATACAGCGCAATTGGCCAGGGCCAGTTCGTGGGCCAGAAAAAGCCCCACCGGGCCAGCGCCGGCGATGATGACGTCAAAAAGCCTGTTCATGAATAAATCCTTGCAAGACCGGGCTTTAGCCCGGAAATAAAACGAAAAAGTGAGGTTCAGGCAGGGCCGAACCAGCGCACCAGCGCCGCCTCGGCAGCGGTCAAATCGACTTCGCCTTCGGCAAGCCAGGCCACCACCCCGTCCGGCCTTATCAGCAGCGCCTTGAGGCCAAGGGTGTCCTCGGCAGTGCCCGCCAGGTAATCGAGCCGGCCCTGCCAGGGGCGGCAAAAGACGCAAAGGGCTGGGTCATGGGTAAAGTCCAGCAGCAGGCCTTGGCCGCTATGGAGCCGCTGCCCCAGGCGACTGCCGCTCAACTGAAAGTCCGGGGCGCTGGCCCCCACCAGCGGGTGGCTGTCGCCCAGCTCATAGCGCTGAGTCAGGCCCCAGATCCGGCCGATAAAGTAATTCGCCCCGTCCTGGCTCTCGATAAGGTCCTTAAACAGGGCCCCCAGGGCGCGCCCTTGGGGTGATGGGGCCATAACTGCCGCTTGGGCCCGGCTCCAGGCCAGCACCTGGCTGGCGACCGGGCGCCGCTCCGCCTCATAGCTGTCCAGCAAACCGGGATTGGCCCAACCGTTGATGCAGGCTGCCAGCTTCCAGCCCAGGTTGATGGCATCGCCAAGGCCGGTATTGAGGCCCTGGCCTCCCATGGGAGAGTGAATATGGGCGCTGTCGCCGGCCAGCAGCACCCGCCCCTGGCAATAACGGCTGGCCAGCTTGGCGCGGTCGGTATGGCTGTGGGCCTGGTGCAGGGCCTTGATGGTGACATCAGTGCCGCTGACCCGGCGCAGCAGGGCCTGAGCATAGTCAAGGGTGATGGACCGGCTCCGGTCAAAACGGCCTTGGTCAAACTCGGTCACCATCACCAGCCCTTGCCCTGCCTTGGCGTAAAAGCCGGCCGGGGTGGTTTGAAAACCCGGCTTGAGCTGCTCAGGGTCTGCCAGCTCGCAAAGCAATTGGTAGCCGGTAAAGCTGGGCTCGGTGCCCTCAAAGGCGATACCCGCCAGTTTTCGCACATGGCTGCGCCCGCCGTCGCAGCCCACCAGCCATTGGCTTTCAAAAACCTCACTACCGGCCTGCACCCGAACTCCACCGTCATGCTGGGTGAGCCCCTGCACCTCGGCGCAATAGCGAATGCTGACCCCAAGGGCCAAGGCTCTTTCGGTCAGGGCCCGGTTGAGGGTGGCAAGGTCGGTGAGCGCCGTGCCAAAGGCCGGCCCTGCCGGCCGGTAGGGCCAGCGGGATGGAGCAAACCAGTCTGCGTTTATGGGCAGGCGAGCAAAGTGGCCAGCGGAGCGAAAGCCTTCATTGGGTTTGACGTGCGCCAGCGCCGCGCCGCTATCTACCAGCGCGGCGCCCAACAGGCCCCGGCGATACAGGGCCTCCAGAGAAGGCGTGTTCAGGCCCCTTAGCCCCAAGGGTTGGGCCTTGATGGGGTTGGTATCGGCAGGGTCTCTTTCCAACACCAGCACCGCCAGGCCAGCCAGGCCCAGCTCCGTTGCCAGGAACAGCCCCACGGGGCCGGCGCCGGCAATAATCACATCAAACTGGCTATGCAAGGTCTCTCCCAGGTTGGCCAAAAATAGAACGCCACAAACTTATAGTCACTTAAAAATTTGATCAAGTTAAATTTTAAAAGCATCATAGGCGGCACCATAGAGGGGAGTGACCGCCTTGGGACTGAGAGAACAGAAGAAAAAGCGCACCCGCAAAGCCATTTCCGACATGGCCACGCTGCTCTTTATCGAGCGCGGCTACCATCAGGTGACCACCGCCGAGATCGCCGAAAAGGCCGGGGTGTCGGTGCCGACCCTGTTTAATTACTTCCCCACCAAAGAAGCCATGGTGTTTGATGAAGACCGGGCCATTGAGGCGGGCCTCATCGACACTGTGGTCAAGCGCCGCCCCGGGCAAAGCATTGTGGAGGCGCTGATTGAAGCCGGCTTTAGCGGTATCGATGTAGACCATGCCGAGCACCAGCAACAGGTGGCGAGCTTTATGGCTCTGGTGGACAACACCCCTGAGCTCAGCCGCTACGCCAAGGACATGTGGCTGCGCCACGAAGCGTCGCTGGCCAGCGCCATCCTGGCATCAAGCCAAGCGCCCATCAGCCCTTTGCAGGCACAGGTGATTGCCCATTACATCCTCGATGTCTTCCAACGAGCCATTCGCACCCAGGACCCCAACGGCACCCTCAAGGCGCTGCTGACCTTGCTGGCCGATGGTTGGCGCGGTTAGCCAGGGAATGGTCACGCTTTACCCGCCAAGGCCCGCCTGCCCTTGAAAAGGCCTGCGCCCGCCCCAAGTTAGCTATTTACTGCCGGTCGTAAATGGCCATACTTGGGGAAAGCTCTGACAGGTGCTGCCGATGCGTAGTTTGCAAAATCACTTTCTGATTGCCACGCCTGCCATGCGTGACCCTTACTTTGCCCGCACTGTGACTTACCTTTGCGAGCACAATGACGAAGGGGCCATGGGGTTGGTGGTCAATCATCCGGTCAACATCACCGTGACCGACATGCTGCGCCAGCTCGAACTGGTGGAAGAAGACGAACCCGAAACCCTGAGCGGCCGCTATGTGTTCTCCGGTGGCCCGGTGAACCCCGAGCGGGGCTTTGTTATTCACACCCCCAAACGCGGCTACACCGCCAGTTTGTCCCTGGGTGAGGAGCTGATGGTCACCACCTCGGTGGACATTCTCTCAGCCCTTGGCGGCGAGCACGGCCCAGAGCGGTTTATGGTGACCCTCGGCTACGCCGGTTGGGAAGCCGGGCAGCTGGAAAAGGAGCTGGCCGACAACTCCTGGCTGCTGGTGCCTGCCGACGGCGATTTTGCCACCGAGCTGCTGTTCAATACCCCGCCCTCAAAACGCTGGCAAAAAGCCTGCGAACACCTGGGCTTTGATATCTGGCAACTGTCCAACGACGTAGGCCACGCCTGATGCCCAAAACCGTTATTGCCTTTGACCATGGTGCCAAGAGCATCGGTGTAGCCGTGGGCCAGGATGTCACCGGCTCGGCCCAGCCCCTGGCCGCCATCAAAGCGGTGGATGGCCAGCCCAATTGGGAGCTGGTGGAAAAAGTCCTCAAAGCCTGGCAGCCCAACTTGCTGGTAGTGGGCCTGCCGCTCAACATGGACGGCACCGAACAAAACACCACGGCGGCAGCCAAAAAATTTGCCGGGCGCCTTCATGGCCGTTTTGGCCTGGAAGTGGTAACGCAAGATGAGCGCCTAACCACGGCGGCGGCCAAGGAGTGGCTGTTTGAGAACGGCGGCTACAGCGCCTTGGAAAAAGGCAAAATCGACTCGGTGTCGGCCTGCCTTATTCTTGAATCCTGGTTTGAAAGCCAGTACTGACAGCGATAAAAAAGGCGCCCTGGGGCGCCTTTTTATCGGTCGATGGTGACGTTGTCCAGAGACGTGGTCTTGCCCGTTTCGTTCTGGCTGAGCTTAATCATCAGGCGCAGATCGTTGGGCGAGTCGGCATGGTGCAGGGCGTCGGCGTAGCTTATCTCGCCCTTGGCGTAGAGCTCGAACAGGCTGCGGTCGAAGGTCATCATGCCCAGCTCGCGGGAGCGCTCCATGCTGTCTTTCAAGAGGTGAATGTCGCCTTTGCGGATCTGCTCTGAAACCAGCGGCGAGTGCAGCAAAATCTCGGCCGCCACAATGCGGCCAGAGCCATCCCGTTTGGGCACCAGTTGCTGGGCGACAATGGCCTTGAGGTTAAGGCTCATGTCGAACAGGAACTGCTCGTGCTTTTCACGGGGCACCAGGTGCAGCACCCTTTCTAGCGCCTGGTTGGCGTTGTTGGCGTGCAGGGTGGCCATGCAGAGGTGGCCGGTTTCGGCAAAGGCGAGGGCAAACTCCATGGTCTCCTTGGTACGAATTTCCCCCAGCAAAATGACATCCGGCGCCTGACGCAGGCTGTTTTTCAGCGCCACCTCGAAAGACTCGCAATCGATGCCCACTTCCCGTTGGGTGATGATGGAGCGCTTGTGCTCGTGCACGAATTCGATGGGATCTTCGATGGTGACGATATGGCCGCGGCTATTCTCGTTGCGATAGCCCACCATGGCCGCCAGGGTGGTGGACTTACCGGTACCGGTGGCCCCCACCATCAGCACCAGGCCGCGCTTGGTCATCACGATGTCTTTGAGGATGGGCGGCAGATCCAGCTCCTCGATGGAAGGGATCTTGGTCTGGATGCGCCGCAGCACCATGCCGGCGGCATCGCGCTGGGTAAACACCGACACCCGAAACCGCCCTACCCCTTTGACGCTGATGGCAAAGTTGGCGTCCTTGTGGTCACGAAACTCATCGAGCTGGCGCTCGTTCATCACGCTTTCCACCAGGCTCTTGGCCTCGGCCATGGAGAGGCGCTGGTCGGCCACCGGGCGAATTTCGCCGTTGATCTTCAAGCAAGGCGGCAGGCCGGAGGTAATGAACAGATCCGAGGCCCCCATCTCGCCCATTCGTTGCAGCAGGCTTTTCATGTCCATGGCGCACTCCCCCTTTAGAAGGCGTTTTTATCCACCGCCTTGGCGCGGGCGTCGAGGCGGTTGATAAGGTTACGGTTCACCAGTTCTTTCATGCATTGGTCGAGGGTCTGCATGCCGTGGGTCATACCGGTTTGGATGGCCGAATACATCTGGGCCACCTTGTCTTCGCGGATAAGGTTACGAATGGCCGGGGTACCAATCATGATCTCGTGGGCCGCCACCCGGCCGCCGCCGGTTTTCTTCAACAGCGTTTGGGAGATAACCGCTTGCAACGATTCGGACAACATGGAGCGGACCATGGATTTTTCCGCAGCCGGGAATACGTCGATGATACGGTCGATGGTTTTGGCCGCCGAGCTGGTGTGCAGGGTGCCAAACACTAAGTGGCCGGTTTCGGCGGCGGTGAGCGCCAGGCGGATGGTTTCTAAGTCACGCATCTCGCCCACCAGTACCACATCGGGGTCTTCACGGAGCGCCGAGCGCAACGCGTTGGCAAAACTGTGGGTGTCGCGATGTACTTCCCGCTGGTTAACCAGGCACTTTTTGTTCTCGTGCACGAATTCGATGGGATCTTCGATGGTGAGAATGTGGTCGTGGCGGTTGTCGTTTACATAATCGATCATCGCCGCCAGGGTAGTGGATTTACCGGAGCCGGTGGGGCCGGTCACCAGCACCAGGCCACGGGGCTTGGTGACGATATCTTTAAAGATGGCTGGCGCCCCCAGGTCGTCCAGGGTCAGTACCTTGGACGGGATGGTCCGAAATACCGCCGCCGCGCCGCGATTCTGGTTGAAGGCGTTAACACGAAAACGCGCTACCCCGGGCACTTCGAAGGAGAAGTCCACTTCCAGGAACTCTTCGTATTCCTTGCGCTGCTTATCGTTCATGATGTCGTAGATAAGCGAGTGCACTTCTTTGTGCTCTAAGGCCGGCAGGTTGATGCGGCGCACATCGCCGTCAACCCGGATAAGGGGCGGAACGCCCGCAGAGATATGCAAGTCAGAGGCATTGTGCTTGACGCTGAATGCCAGGAGTTCGGTAATATCCATGTTCTTGTTATCACTCTTGAACTGCGGGCCAACATGACAACCATAGCAGAACGCTTGCATGACGCGGCAGCGCGCATCGCCAAGGCCGCAACGGTTTCAGGCCGGAACCCGGATGCCATTAGTCTGCTTGCGGTAAGCAAGCGAAAACCCCTCGAGGATGTCGTTGCCGCCCTGGCCGCAGGCCAGCTGGCGTTCGGTGAGAATTATGTGCAGGAAGGGGTGGAGAAGATCCAGGCCCTGTCTGCCGCCCATCCCGGCCATAAGGCGCAGTGGCATCTTATTGGCCCCCTCCAGTCCAATAAGACGGCGCTGGTGGCTGAGCACTTCGATTGGGTGCAAAGCCTGGACCGTGCCAAAATCGCCAAACGCCTCGACGAACAAAGACCGGCTCACCTTAAACCCATCCAAATTTGCATACAAGTGAACATCAGTGGTGAACAAAGTAAGTCTGGTGTTAGCCCCGATGAGGTCCTGGCCCTGGCCGCTGCCATCAGCGCCCTGCCTAAGCTTACCCTGCGCGGGCTGATGGCCATTGGCAGTGATGCCGGCCCAGACACCCAGCACCGCGAGTTTCACGCCATGAAAACCCTCTTTGACGAGCTTAAGGGCCGGTATCCTCAGGTAGACACTTTGTCTATGGGGATGAGCGGCGACCTGGAAATCGCTATCATGGAGGGCACCACTATGGTTCGCCTGGGTACCGCCCTGTTCGGTGCCCGTACCAACTGACAAGGTTGAACATGGAACACAAGCACATTGCATTTATCGGCGCGGGCAATATGGCCGGTGCCATCATGGGGGGCCTGGTGGCCTCCGGTTACCCCGCCAAGGCCATCACCGCCGCCAATCGCTCCGAGGGTAAGCTCGAGACCCTGGCCGATGAGCTGGGTATCAATACCACCACCGACAACCTCAAGGCGGCCGAAGCCGCCGACGTGGTGGTGCTGGGGGTCAAACCCAACATGATGGAAGGGGTGGTCAAACAGCTGGCGCACCTCAATGACGGCAAGAAGCTGTTTATCTCCATTGCCGCCGGGGTCACCCTGGCCCATTTTGAAGCCTGGTTTGGCAAAGCGGTCCCGATGATCCGCACCATGCCCAACACCCCGTCCCTGGTGGGCCTGGGCATGACCGGCCTGTACGCCTCAGACACCACCAACAAAGACGACAAAGCCATCAGCGATATGCTGATGCGGGCCGTGGGTAAAACTGCCTGGGTGAAAAACGAAATCGAACTGGACCACATCATCGCCGCTGCTGGCAGCGCCCCGGCCTACTTCTTCCTCTTTATGGAAGCCATGGAAGCCAAAGCCATGGAGCTGGGCTTTGACGCCGCCACCGCCCGCGAACTGGTGCAACAAACCGCCAGTGGCGCCGCGGAAATGGTGCGCCGCCGCGATATGCCCATCCGCGAGCTGCGCCGCCAGGTCACTTCCCCCGGCGGCACCACCGCCAAGGCCATTGAATCCTTCCAGGCCGCCGGCCTTGAGAAGATCGTTGC
It contains:
- a CDS encoding LysR family transcriptional regulator — protein: MSRFDGLEALVAVVEQQSLSGAARMLGVSVAHVSRQLKALEKRLGSQLIKRTTRQLMVTDSGELYYQHARALLDGLEQAEDAVSTLEGHLQGRLRITASTAFGERYVAPAVMSFLSQYPELKIDLILSNANLDLVADGIDLAIRLGKLEDSSHIARKLAPRRLYICASPAYLAAHGTPQSLDELHQHSCLLGTLGYWQGRTGPIQPDARLRINSGQVLLEAALDGLGLVQLPDYYVLEHFKNGTLVELLPQLKPRESAVWALYPARLAQTPRVARFIAHLEAHLQAVLPG
- a CDS encoding endonuclease, encoding MLFVLLALASGQSLAVESFSKAKRLATELYQSHPETFYCGCDIDWHGKKGVPALGSCGYQVRKQPKRANRIEWEHIMPAWEFGHQLQCWQKGGRKACKKDKRFERMEGDLHNLAPAIGEVNGDRSNYRYAALTGKPNQYGACTMLVDFKGGRAMPPERARGSIARTYFYMEKAYGIRISRQQRQLFTAWNNLYPVNSWECQRNQKIKAVQGNDNPFVTQACLKLARKEQ
- the rsmE gene encoding 16S rRNA (uracil(1498)-N(3))-methyltransferase; this translates as MRNPRIYEPQPLSQGQTLALSEDGANHVGRVLRMQPGQVLRLFNGDGNDYHATITEAGKKQVQVTITGAEALANESPLRIHLGQVISRGDRMEFVIQKAVELGVSEITPLFSERCGVKLQGERLDKKVGQWQKVAISACEQCGRATVPVINEVAMLSDWVAAPFDGHSLTLSPYAKGGIASLAKAGGARLLIGPEGGFSDDEVAIARQAGFTDVLLGPRVLRTETAALAAISALQLTLGDLG
- the gshB gene encoding glutathione synthase, with amino-acid sequence MDPIEAINTKKDTTFAMALEAQRRGHSLYYMQMQDLMLEDGEPLARMTEFTVKDDPKDYYRLDEPQTAPLKELDIILMRKDPPFDTEYIYATYILERAEEQGVKVVNKPQSLRDCNEKLFTAWFPQFTPTTLVTRSANRLKAFHAEHGDVIFKPLDGMGGASIFRLKPDEANLGVIIETLTEHGSRYCMAQKYLPAIKDGDKRVLVVAGKPVEHVLARIPQGGETRGNLAAGGRGEVRPISDAERHIAETLGPELMKRGLYFVGLDVIGDKLTEINVTSPTCVREIEAATGINICARLFEALGA
- a CDS encoding FAD-dependent oxidoreductase — its product is MNRLFDVIIAGAGPVGLFLAHELALANCAVLVLEKDPSAQMPWKRKPLGLRGVNSNSVEAFYRRGLLDALVDDADQRPQRPDKAVPFQFGGHFAGIMVNASQLELARFPYRLAGPALYPARTDMERICTALNHQAAKRGVTVVYGAEVTALEQGPDQVVVQAGGQPYQGRWLVGCDGGRSQVRKLAGFEFVGTEANCTGYTVHCELADPEQLPLGFQYTANGMYVQASPGHLALMEYDGGCFDRSQEVTVAHFQAVLRRVSGTDVTVKRMLMASTFTDRCKQVTQYRQGRVLLAGDSAHIHSPLGAQGLNAGIGDALNLGWKLAATIKGWAPAELLDSYQSERHPVASWVLDWTRAQVACMAPGPQGEALAQLLRDLIQTDDGANHFLGKLWGLTLRYELGDSHPLVGASAPDLELTDGSRLGPRLASAKGLLVALEDNRDLAGLCRGRAELDYLALHAKDNLGLGAMLIRPDGIVAWVSPVGSPPDVAAAEDAIARWFGQ
- a CDS encoding FAD-dependent monooxygenase translates to MHSQFDVIIAGAGPVGLFLATELGLAGLAVLVLERDPADTNPIKAQPLGLRGLNTPSLEALYRRGLLGAALVDSGAALAHVKPNEGFRSAGHFARLPINADWFAPSRWPYRPAGPAFGTALTDLATLNRALTERALALGVSIRYCAEVQGLTQHDGGVRVQAGSEVFESQWLVGCDGGRSHVRKLAGIAFEGTEPSFTGYQLLCELADPEQLKPGFQTTPAGFYAKAGQGLVMVTEFDQGRFDRSRSITLDYAQALLRRVSGTDVTIKALHQAHSHTDRAKLASRYCQGRVLLAGDSAHIHSPMGGQGLNTGLGDAINLGWKLAACINGWANPGLLDSYEAERRPVASQVLAWSRAQAAVMAPSPQGRALGALFKDLIESQDGANYFIGRIWGLTQRYELGDSHPLVGASAPDFQLSGSRLGQRLHSGQGLLLDFTHDPALCVFCRPWQGRLDYLAGTAEDTLGLKALLIRPDGVVAWLAEGEVDLTAAEAALVRWFGPA
- a CDS encoding TetR/AcrR family transcriptional regulator, whose translation is MGLREQKKKRTRKAISDMATLLFIERGYHQVTTAEIAEKAGVSVPTLFNYFPTKEAMVFDEDRAIEAGLIDTVVKRRPGQSIVEALIEAGFSGIDVDHAEHQQQVASFMALVDNTPELSRYAKDMWLRHEASLASAILASSQAPISPLQAQVIAHYILDVFQRAIRTQDPNGTLKALLTLLADGWRG
- a CDS encoding YqgE/AlgH family protein, producing MRSLQNHFLIATPAMRDPYFARTVTYLCEHNDEGAMGLVVNHPVNITVTDMLRQLELVEEDEPETLSGRYVFSGGPVNPERGFVIHTPKRGYTASLSLGEELMVTTSVDILSALGGEHGPERFMVTLGYAGWEAGQLEKELADNSWLLVPADGDFATELLFNTPPSKRWQKACEHLGFDIWQLSNDVGHA
- the ruvX gene encoding Holliday junction resolvase RuvX produces the protein MPKTVIAFDHGAKSIGVAVGQDVTGSAQPLAAIKAVDGQPNWELVEKVLKAWQPNLLVVGLPLNMDGTEQNTTAAAKKFAGRLHGRFGLEVVTQDERLTTAAAKEWLFENGGYSALEKGKIDSVSACLILESWFESQY